A window of the Streptomyces sp. JB150 genome harbors these coding sequences:
- a CDS encoding nucleoside/nucleotide kinase family protein, with protein MPLTFDDLLARARALTAGGRRALLGIAGAPGAGKTTLAERLVRELNGGGEPWVAHVPMDGFHLADAELERLGRRDRKGAPDTFDAAGYAALLRRLREDASAGSRGDGGDGMDGGSRGDGGDIVYAPGFERVLEQPIAGAVPVPPTARLVVTEGNYLLLDTGAWARVRPELDEVWFCALDETERIRRLVARHEEFGKAHAEAVDWVLRTDQRNAELVERTRDRADLVVSVAELAG; from the coding sequence GTGCCGCTGACCTTCGACGACCTCCTCGCCCGCGCTCGTGCCCTGACCGCGGGCGGGCGCCGGGCGCTGCTCGGTATCGCCGGGGCGCCCGGCGCGGGCAAGACGACACTGGCCGAACGCCTGGTGCGGGAGCTGAACGGTGGCGGCGAGCCGTGGGTCGCCCATGTCCCGATGGACGGCTTCCACCTCGCCGACGCCGAGCTGGAGCGCCTGGGCCGCCGGGACCGCAAGGGCGCGCCGGACACCTTCGACGCGGCCGGGTACGCGGCGCTGCTGCGCCGGCTGCGCGAGGACGCCTCCGCCGGAAGCCGCGGGGACGGCGGGGACGGGATGGACGGTGGAAGCCGCGGGGACGGCGGGGACATCGTGTACGCGCCGGGCTTCGAGCGCGTCCTCGAACAGCCGATCGCCGGTGCCGTGCCGGTGCCGCCCACGGCCCGGCTGGTCGTGACGGAGGGCAACTACCTGCTGCTGGACACCGGCGCGTGGGCGCGGGTGCGCCCCGAGCTGGACGAGGTGTGGTTCTGCGCGCTCGACGAGACGGAGCGGATCCGCCGGCTCGTCGCCCGCCACGAGGAGTTCGGCAAGGCGCACGCCGAGGCGGTGGACTGGGTGCTGCGCACGGACCAGCGCAACGCCGAACTGGTCGAGCGCACCCGGGACCGGGCGGACCTGGTGGTGTCGGTGGCGGAACTCGCCGGGTAG
- a CDS encoding beta-phosphoglucomutase family hydrolase, producing the protein MTEKTEKTGTEKTAQSGTAGGSEGAEKSELGLPQRIKACLFDLDGVVTRTAVAHAAAWKETFDAFLREREGEGFRPFDAVTDYDEYVDGRPRADGVRTFLASRGIELPEGDPGDPPDAATVHGVGNRKNELLLERIRTGGVEAYDSTLRYLRAVRAHGLRTAIVSSSANCRDVLRAIDAEDLFDVRIDGVVAAERGLPGKPRPDTFLAAARDLGVTAGEAAVFEDALAGMDAGRAGGFGYVVGVDRVGQSDALYAHGADVVVEDLAALGDAE; encoded by the coding sequence ATGACGGAGAAGACGGAGAAGACGGGGACGGAGAAGACGGCGCAGAGCGGGACAGCGGGGGGATCGGAGGGGGCGGAGAAGTCGGAACTCGGCCTTCCCCAGCGCATCAAGGCCTGTCTGTTCGACCTCGACGGCGTCGTCACCCGGACGGCCGTGGCGCACGCGGCCGCCTGGAAGGAGACGTTCGACGCGTTCCTGCGCGAGCGCGAGGGCGAGGGCTTCCGGCCGTTCGACGCCGTCACCGACTACGACGAGTACGTCGACGGCCGCCCCCGCGCCGACGGCGTGCGCACCTTCCTCGCCTCCCGCGGCATCGAACTGCCCGAGGGCGACCCCGGCGACCCGCCGGACGCCGCGACCGTGCACGGCGTCGGCAACCGCAAGAACGAGCTGCTGCTGGAACGCATCCGCACCGGCGGGGTCGAGGCCTACGACAGCACCCTGCGCTATCTGAGGGCGGTGCGCGCCCACGGGCTGCGCACCGCGATCGTCTCCTCCAGCGCCAACTGCCGTGACGTGCTGCGCGCGATCGACGCCGAGGACCTGTTCGACGTACGGATCGACGGTGTGGTGGCGGCCGAGCGCGGGCTGCCCGGCAAGCCCCGCCCGGACACCTTCCTCGCCGCCGCCCGCGACCTCGGCGTGACGGCCGGGGAGGCGGCCGTGTTCGAGGACGCGCTCGCCGGCATGGACGCGGGCCGCGCGGGCGGTTTCGGGTACGTCGTCGGCGTCGACCGCGTCGGGCAGAGCGATGCCCTGTACGCGCACGGCGCGGACGTCGTCGTCGAGGACCTGGCCGCACTGGGGGACGCCGAGTGA
- a CDS encoding Gfo/Idh/MocA family oxidoreductase, protein MRIGLLGTGPWARMAYAPALAGHDGLDFAGVWGRRPDAAKELADLHGVRAYDDVDALLADVDAVAVALPPDVQAELAVRAARAGRHLLLDKPLAVTPERARAVAEAVREARVASVVFFTSRFQADTEAWITQQAGTGGWFTARAQWLAALFSPEPGGAPAGDNPFAASPWRREKGALWDVGPHALSVLLPVLGDARRVTAAAPGPGDTAHLVLEHTGGASSTLTLSLTAPPEAAGVGVELRGSAGVAVLPDSSEGIVPTLTRAAHALRESADGGRPHPCDAAFGLRVTEILAEAEALLRRP, encoded by the coding sequence ATGCGCATCGGACTGCTCGGGACCGGCCCGTGGGCGCGGATGGCGTACGCGCCCGCCCTCGCCGGGCACGACGGACTCGACTTCGCCGGTGTGTGGGGGCGGCGCCCGGACGCCGCGAAGGAGCTCGCGGACCTGCACGGCGTCCGCGCCTACGACGACGTGGACGCCCTCCTCGCCGACGTGGACGCGGTCGCCGTGGCGCTGCCGCCGGACGTGCAGGCGGAGCTGGCGGTGCGGGCGGCGCGCGCGGGCCGTCATCTGCTGCTGGACAAGCCGCTCGCCGTGACCCCGGAACGGGCCCGGGCGGTGGCCGAGGCCGTGCGGGAGGCGCGGGTGGCGTCGGTGGTCTTCTTCACCTCCCGCTTCCAGGCCGACACCGAGGCGTGGATCACCCAACAGGCGGGCACCGGCGGCTGGTTCACGGCGCGCGCCCAGTGGCTCGCCGCGCTGTTCAGCCCGGAGCCGGGCGGCGCCCCCGCCGGGGACAACCCGTTCGCGGCCTCTCCGTGGCGGCGGGAGAAGGGGGCGCTGTGGGACGTCGGCCCGCACGCCCTGTCCGTGCTGCTGCCCGTCCTCGGCGACGCCCGCCGGGTGACGGCGGCGGCCCCCGGCCCCGGGGACACCGCGCACCTGGTCCTCGAGCACACCGGCGGCGCGTCCAGCACGCTCACCCTCAGTCTCACCGCCCCGCCCGAGGCGGCGGGCGTGGGCGTGGAACTGCGCGGTTCGGCCGGCGTGGCCGTCCTCCCGGACAGCTCCGAGGGCATCGTCCCCACCCTCACCCGCGCCGCGCACGCCCTGCGCGAGTCCGCCGACGGTGGCCGCCCCCACCCGTGCGACGCCGCCTTCGGCCTGCGCGTCACGGAAATCCTGGCCGAGGCGGAGGCCCTGCTGCGCCGCCCGTAA
- the prcB gene encoding proteasome subunit beta → MAYDATEGGRPAEEFFTPGTASFTEFLAAHRPGLLPTRSPLPAGVRTAPGTAPHGTTVLALAYRDGVLIAGDRRATMGNLIAQRDLEKVHPADDHTAVAFAGTVGLALDMVRLYQVELTHFEKIEGTPMSLSAKATRLSGMLRQNLGQAMQGLAVVPLLAGYADGRGRIFGFDVAGGTYEKTGFHAEGSGAPYARGALKKLYRPGMTRREAALAALQALWDAADDDAATGGPDIGRRIFPVVAVITEDGFDRLPEAETADLSREMTEQRRTRPDGPNAGLRAASRT, encoded by the coding sequence ATGGCGTACGACGCGACGGAGGGCGGCCGGCCGGCGGAGGAGTTCTTCACCCCGGGGACCGCGTCCTTCACCGAGTTCCTGGCCGCCCACCGCCCCGGACTGCTGCCGACCCGCAGCCCCTTGCCGGCCGGTGTGCGCACCGCCCCCGGCACCGCCCCGCACGGCACCACCGTGCTCGCCCTCGCCTACCGCGACGGCGTGCTGATCGCGGGCGACCGCAGGGCCACGATGGGCAACCTCATCGCCCAGCGCGACCTGGAGAAGGTCCATCCCGCCGACGACCACACCGCGGTGGCCTTCGCCGGCACGGTCGGGCTGGCCCTGGACATGGTGAGGCTGTACCAGGTCGAGCTGACCCACTTCGAGAAGATCGAGGGCACGCCGATGAGCCTCAGCGCCAAGGCGACGCGGCTGTCCGGGATGCTGCGGCAGAACCTCGGCCAGGCCATGCAGGGGCTCGCCGTCGTCCCGCTGCTGGCCGGCTACGCGGACGGACGCGGCCGCATCTTCGGCTTCGACGTCGCCGGCGGCACCTACGAGAAGACCGGCTTCCACGCGGAGGGCTCCGGAGCGCCGTACGCCCGCGGAGCGCTGAAGAAGCTGTACCGGCCCGGCATGACCCGCCGCGAGGCCGCCCTCGCCGCGCTCCAGGCGCTGTGGGACGCGGCCGACGACGACGCGGCGACCGGCGGACCCGACATCGGCCGGCGCATCTTCCCGGTCGTCGCGGTCATCACCGAGGACGGCTTCGATCGGCTGCCGGAGGCGGAGACGGCGGACCTGAGCCGGGAGATGACCGAGCAGCGCCGCACCCGCCCGGACGGGCCGAACGCCGGTCTGCGCGCCGCCTCGCGTACCTGA
- a CDS encoding glycoside hydrolase family 65 protein: protein MIAQRSYAVEPWTVRETNLNLDVLAQSESVFALSNGHVGWRGNLDEGEPHGLPGSYLNGVHELHPLPYAEAGYGYPESGQTVINVTNGKVLRLLVDDEPFDLRYGRLVAHERTLDLRRGVLERVCEWTSPAGSTVRVRSTRLVSLTQRAIAAVAYEVEPVDSRTRVVIQSELVANESLPDPNGDPRAAKALKSPLEPEEDFASGTRLRLVHRTRRSGLRVAVAAEHTVDGPERTTTSAESNVDVARLTVTSVLEPGQRLRVEKLVAHGWSGARSRPAMSDQVEAALAAAAHSGFDGLLRDQRAYLDDFWARADVEVDGDEEIQQAVRFALFHVLQAGARAEGRAIPAKGLTGSGYDGHAFWDTEMFVLPLLTYTAPDAVAEALRWRQTTLPAARERAAQLGLSGAAFPWRTIEGAECSAYWPAGTAAFHVNAGIADAVIRYTAATGDTEFERDTGVELLVETARLWRSLGHHDHEGVFHIDGVTGPDEYSAIADDNTYTNLMARQNLLAAAEAVRRHPEQAERLGVDDEESAAWRDAAEAMHVPYDRELGVHEQHAGFTRHQRWDFAATRPEHYPLLLHFPYFDLYRKQVVKQADLVLAMYTCGSHFDDEQIARNFAYYEPLTVRDSSLSACVQAVVAAQAGHLRLAYDYTAEAALMDLADLEHNTRDGLHIASLAGTWTALVAGFGGMRRDGRTLRFAPQLPERFSRLAFCVQILGRRLRVEITPEKAVYTLLSGPPLRIGHHGEPLTVSTDGPAVRTVPAPPDRPAPQQPPHRRPNAR, encoded by the coding sequence GTGATCGCGCAGCGGTCGTACGCCGTCGAGCCGTGGACCGTCCGCGAGACGAACCTCAACCTGGACGTCCTCGCCCAGAGCGAGTCGGTGTTCGCGCTGTCCAACGGGCACGTCGGCTGGCGCGGCAACCTCGACGAGGGCGAACCGCACGGCCTGCCCGGCTCCTACCTCAACGGGGTGCACGAACTCCACCCGCTGCCCTACGCCGAGGCCGGCTACGGCTACCCCGAGTCCGGCCAGACCGTCATCAACGTCACCAACGGCAAGGTGCTGCGGCTGCTCGTCGACGACGAGCCGTTCGACCTGCGCTACGGCCGGCTCGTCGCTCACGAGCGCACCCTCGACCTGCGCCGGGGCGTCCTGGAACGGGTCTGCGAGTGGACCTCCCCGGCCGGTTCCACGGTCCGGGTGCGCTCCACCCGCCTGGTCTCCCTGACCCAGCGGGCCATCGCCGCCGTCGCCTACGAGGTCGAGCCGGTCGACAGCCGCACCCGGGTGGTCATCCAGTCCGAGCTGGTCGCCAACGAGAGCCTGCCCGACCCCAACGGCGACCCGCGCGCCGCGAAGGCGCTGAAGTCGCCGCTGGAGCCCGAGGAGGACTTCGCCTCCGGCACCCGGCTGCGGCTGGTGCACCGCACCCGGCGCAGCGGACTGCGGGTGGCCGTCGCCGCCGAGCACACCGTGGACGGGCCGGAGCGGACGACGACGTCCGCCGAGAGCAACGTGGACGTGGCCCGGCTGACCGTCACCTCGGTGCTGGAGCCCGGACAGCGGCTGCGGGTGGAGAAGCTGGTCGCCCACGGCTGGTCCGGCGCCCGCTCCCGGCCCGCGATGAGCGACCAGGTCGAGGCGGCGCTGGCCGCCGCCGCGCACAGCGGGTTCGACGGGCTGCTGCGCGACCAGCGGGCCTACCTCGACGACTTCTGGGCCCGCGCCGACGTCGAGGTCGACGGCGACGAGGAGATCCAGCAGGCCGTCCGCTTCGCCCTCTTCCACGTCCTGCAGGCGGGTGCCCGCGCCGAGGGCCGGGCGATCCCCGCGAAGGGCCTGACCGGCTCCGGCTACGACGGGCACGCCTTCTGGGACACCGAGATGTTCGTGCTGCCGCTGCTCACCTACACCGCGCCCGATGCGGTCGCCGAGGCACTGCGCTGGCGGCAGACCACCCTGCCCGCCGCCCGGGAACGCGCCGCCCAGCTGGGCCTGTCCGGCGCCGCCTTCCCGTGGCGGACCATCGAGGGCGCGGAGTGCTCGGCGTACTGGCCGGCCGGGACCGCCGCGTTCCACGTCAACGCCGGCATAGCCGACGCGGTGATCCGCTACACCGCGGCCACCGGCGACACCGAATTCGAACGGGACACCGGCGTGGAGCTGCTGGTGGAGACCGCCCGCCTGTGGCGCTCCCTCGGCCACCACGACCACGAGGGCGTCTTCCACATCGACGGCGTCACCGGCCCCGACGAGTACAGCGCCATCGCCGACGACAACACGTACACCAACCTGATGGCCCGGCAGAACCTGCTGGCCGCCGCCGAGGCGGTGCGCCGCCACCCCGAGCAGGCCGAACGGCTCGGCGTCGACGACGAGGAGAGCGCCGCCTGGCGGGACGCCGCCGAGGCCATGCACGTGCCGTACGACCGGGAACTGGGCGTGCACGAGCAGCACGCGGGCTTCACCCGCCACCAGCGCTGGGACTTCGCCGCCACCCGCCCCGAGCACTACCCGCTGCTGCTGCACTTCCCGTACTTCGACCTCTACCGCAAGCAGGTCGTCAAACAGGCCGACCTGGTGCTCGCGATGTACACCTGCGGCAGTCACTTCGACGACGAGCAGATCGCCCGCAACTTCGCCTACTACGAGCCGCTGACCGTCCGCGACTCCTCCCTGTCCGCGTGCGTCCAGGCCGTCGTCGCCGCCCAGGCGGGCCATCTGCGGCTCGCCTACGACTACACGGCCGAGGCGGCCCTCATGGACCTGGCGGACCTGGAGCACAACACGCGCGACGGACTGCACATCGCCTCGCTGGCGGGCACCTGGACCGCCCTGGTGGCCGGATTCGGCGGGATGCGGCGCGACGGCCGGACGCTGCGCTTCGCCCCGCAGCTGCCGGAGCGGTTCAGCCGGCTGGCGTTCTGCGTCCAGATCCTCGGCCGCCGCCTGCGGGTCGAGATCACCCCCGAGAAGGCCGTCTACACCCTGCTCTCCGGCCCGCCCCTCAGGATCGGCCACCACGGTGAACCGCTGACCGTGAGCACCGACGGCCCGGCCGTCCGGACGGTCCCCGCACCGCCCGACCGCCCCGCCCCGCAGCAGCCCCCGCACCGGCGCCCCAACGCCCGCTGA
- a CDS encoding DUF5709 domain-containing protein produces MGETDRTRPEGMADDAYQPTGTNEEQEDAAPLDLQDAVDERTYDDTLDEGYSPPEKPLGVTKHGITAAEQHDGESLDQRLAQEVPDTQETAGDDIGDLPGGDGEPVDPEAGGARAGRLVAPDEGVHTDTTREQVARDVGIDGGAAGAEEAAMHITDDDMTSPVEEETP; encoded by the coding sequence ATGGGCGAGACGGACCGCACGCGACCGGAAGGCATGGCGGACGACGCCTACCAGCCCACCGGAACCAACGAGGAGCAGGAGGACGCCGCGCCCCTCGATCTGCAGGACGCGGTCGACGAGCGGACGTACGACGACACCCTCGACGAGGGCTACTCCCCGCCGGAGAAGCCGCTCGGCGTCACCAAGCACGGCATCACGGCGGCCGAGCAGCACGACGGCGAGAGTCTCGACCAGCGGCTCGCCCAGGAAGTGCCCGACACCCAGGAGACCGCCGGGGACGACATCGGGGACCTGCCGGGAGGCGACGGCGAACCCGTCGACCCGGAGGCGGGCGGCGCCCGCGCCGGACGCCTGGTCGCCCCCGACGAGGGCGTCCACACGGACACGACCCGGGAGCAGGTCGCCCGGGACGTGGGCATCGACGGGGGCGCCGCGGGCGCCGAGGAGGCCGCGATGCACATCACCGACGACGACATGACGTCACCGGTGGAGGAGGAGACCCCCTGA
- a CDS encoding lysylphosphatidylglycerol synthase domain-containing protein — protein MTPRAPAAAPVRRRTYWRTLLALAVPAAAVWLARHHWAVLESGAGRLAVADHGWLLVGATAVTATWVCSALAQQGAVTRGLPAGRLVATQFAASAANQVLPAGVGAGAVNLRFLMRCGLPAAGAATAYAVKATAQAVVRVVLIAALALACPGVLRLPQAAAGPLLLAVAGALALLLAAVRLWPRGRRAAAAVLRDVRAVHARPHRAAALWGGSLAFVVLHAVALIAVTQAVALPLPPVRVALVHLAASSAAALLPTPGGLGSLDAALAFALAAAGAPAAAAASAVLGYRLLTLWLPLLPGLLVLALLVRRRAL, from the coding sequence GTGACGCCGCGGGCGCCCGCGGCGGCCCCCGTCCGCCGCCGGACGTACTGGCGGACCCTGCTCGCCCTGGCCGTGCCGGCCGCCGCGGTGTGGCTGGCCCGGCACCACTGGGCGGTGCTGGAGAGCGGCGCCGGGCGGCTCGCCGTCGCCGACCACGGCTGGCTCCTGGTGGGCGCCACCGCCGTCACCGCGACCTGGGTGTGCTCGGCCCTCGCCCAGCAGGGCGCGGTCACGCGCGGGCTGCCCGCCGGGCGGCTCGTCGCCACCCAGTTCGCCGCCTCCGCCGCCAACCAGGTGCTGCCCGCCGGGGTCGGCGCGGGCGCCGTGAACCTGCGGTTCCTGATGCGCTGCGGCCTCCCGGCGGCCGGCGCGGCGACCGCCTACGCGGTGAAGGCGACGGCCCAGGCGGTGGTCCGCGTGGTGCTCATCGCCGCCCTGGCGCTGGCCTGCCCCGGAGTCCTCCGGTTGCCGCAGGCCGCCGCCGGCCCGCTGCTTCTCGCTGTCGCCGGGGCGCTGGCCCTGCTGCTGGCCGCCGTGCGGCTGTGGCCGCGCGGGCGCCGGGCGGCGGCCGCCGTGCTCAGGGACGTGCGGGCGGTGCACGCCCGGCCGCACCGGGCGGCGGCCCTGTGGGGCGGGTCGCTGGCCTTCGTGGTGCTGCACGCCGTCGCGCTGATCGCCGTCACCCAGGCCGTCGCCCTGCCCCTGCCGCCCGTCCGGGTCGCCCTGGTCCACCTCGCCGCCAGCAGCGCCGCCGCCCTGCTGCCCACCCCCGGCGGGCTCGGCTCGCTCGACGCGGCGCTCGCCTTCGCCCTCGCCGCCGCCGGCGCCCCGGCCGCCGCCGCGGCCTCCGCCGTGCTCGGCTACCGGCTGCTCACCCTCTGGCTGCCCCTCCTCCCGGGCCTGCTGGTCCTCGCGTTGCTGGTGCGACGCCGGGCCCTGTGA
- a CDS encoding dienelactone hydrolase family protein, with translation MQQHAQHHADSPAPRRRRRTGRLTGLAAATAALVGLSTLSGTGAHAADNPYERGPAPTNASIEALRGPYAVSQTSVSSLAVTGFGGGTIYYPTTTADGTFGAVAISPGFTAYESSIAWLGPRLASQGFVVFTIDTNTTMDQPDSRGDQLLAALDYLTQRSSVRSRVDATRLGVMGHSMGGGGSLEAAKDRPSLQAAIPLTPWNLDKTWPEVRTPTLIFGADGDTIAPVSSHAEPFYQNLPSSLDKAYLELNNASHFTPNSNDTTIAKYSISWLKRFIDNDTRYEQFLCPLPRPSLTIEEYRGNCPHTS, from the coding sequence GTGCAGCAGCATGCGCAGCACCACGCCGACTCCCCAGCCCCCCGCCGGCGCCGCCGCACCGGCCGCCTCACCGGACTCGCCGCCGCGACCGCGGCACTGGTCGGACTCAGCACCCTCAGCGGCACCGGCGCCCACGCCGCCGACAACCCCTACGAGCGCGGCCCGGCGCCGACCAACGCGAGCATCGAGGCGCTGCGCGGCCCGTACGCCGTCTCGCAGACCTCCGTCTCCTCGCTGGCCGTCACCGGCTTCGGCGGCGGCACCATCTACTACCCGACCACCACCGCGGACGGCACCTTCGGCGCCGTCGCGATCTCGCCCGGCTTCACCGCGTACGAGTCCTCCATCGCCTGGCTGGGCCCGCGCCTGGCCTCGCAGGGCTTCGTGGTGTTCACCATCGACACCAACACCACCATGGACCAGCCGGACTCCCGCGGCGACCAGCTGCTCGCCGCGCTGGACTACCTGACCCAGCGCAGCTCCGTGCGCAGCCGGGTCGACGCCACCCGGCTCGGCGTGATGGGCCACTCAATGGGCGGCGGCGGCAGCCTGGAGGCCGCGAAGGACCGGCCCTCCCTCCAGGCCGCGATCCCGCTGACGCCGTGGAACCTGGACAAGACCTGGCCCGAGGTCAGGACGCCCACCCTGATCTTCGGCGCCGACGGCGACACGATCGCCCCGGTCTCCAGCCACGCCGAGCCCTTCTACCAGAACCTGCCGTCGTCGCTGGACAAGGCCTACCTGGAGCTGAACAACGCCAGCCACTTCACGCCCAACAGCAACGACACGACGATCGCGAAGTACAGCATCAGCTGGCTCAAGCGGTTCATCGACAACGACACCCGCTACGAGCAGTTCCTGTGCCCGCTGCCGCGTCCGAGCCTGACCATCGAGGAGTACCGGGGCAACTGCCCGCACACGTCCTGA